The Candidatus Micrarchaeota archaeon nucleotide sequence GCCTGCGCTGAAATTGACTGAAAAGGACTGGCTGAACGTGGTAAACGTGGATCTGAACGGCACATTCTATTTTGCAAAGGAGGCAGCGAAGAGCATGATAAGGAAAAAGGTAAGCGGCAGCATAATAAACATAGCCTCGATATACGGCCTTTTCGGCGACGTGATACCAGCAGCTGCGTACTATGCGTCGAAAGGCGCCGTTGTAAACCTTACCAGGGCGCTTGCGGTTGAGTGGGCGCAATACAATGTGAGGGTCAATGCAATAGCCCCGGGGTTCTTCCCGAGCGAGATGACTGCCGGGATACAGAACGACAAGGGGATAATGGCTCACATAAAGGAGAGGACGCCTTTCGGTAGGCTGGGCGCAGTTGAAGAATTGAAGGGCGCGGCTGTATTCCTTGCATCCGGTGCAAGCGCATACGTCACTGGAGTCGTGCTGCCGGTGGATGGCGGATGGTCCGCGCGCTAGCAACAGGACTTAGGTCATTCGCACTTGCTGTAGGCGCACCTTGGGCATGTCAGGCAGCCGGAACCAGGTATCATCACAGTTGAGCATTCCGGGCATCGCTGCTCCTTCCCTATAGTGAGCGAATACCTTTCCGCCTCTATGGAGATTGCGGACATGCTCATGGGCGTTACCTCCTCCTTACTTTTCTCGTGCTCCTTCCTTATTTCGGTAAGGCTTTTCTGCTGCACCGCGCCCTTTACCGACTGGAGCACCTGCACGCTCTTGGATGCATCCCTGTATACCGTTATGCCCTTGCATCCCAGTTTCCATGCGAGCTGGTATGCCTCCTCTATGTCCTGCGGGGTAGCCCAGTTCGGGAAGTTTATCGTTTTGGATACGCCGTTGTCCGTGTGCTTCTGGAATGCGGCCTGCATCTTGACGTGCCATTCTGGCGATATGTCATGCGCCGTGACGAAGAGCTTCCTTACCTGCTCAGGTATCTCATCAAAGCCCTGTATGGATACCGTATTGGCAAGCTTGTGCATGAGCTCATCGGAA carries:
- a CDS encoding SDR family oxidoreductase, with amino-acid sequence MHALKSFRLDGKVGIVTGVSSGLGIGFSTALAEAGASLIVCARRIDKLKANARSISKATGAEVIPMAADVTKETSAKKVMEEAERRFGKVDILVNNAGVGVAGPALKLTEKDWLNVVNVDLNGTFYFAKEAAKSMIRKKVSGSIINIASIYGLFGDVIPAAAYYASKGAVVNLTRALAVEWAQYNVRVNAIAPGFFPSEMTAGIQNDKGIMAHIKERTPFGRLGAVEELKGAAVFLASGASAYVTGVVLPVDGGWSAR